A single Triticum dicoccoides isolate Atlit2015 ecotype Zavitan chromosome 2A, WEW_v2.0, whole genome shotgun sequence DNA region contains:
- the LOC119352394 gene encoding dof zinc finger protein DOF1.7-like, with protein MAPASASLLPAASSNAGTKRPFAPEDSDATELPRALPQVQESAPGKKNGNGQSQQQQPKLECPRCSSTDTKFCYYNNYSTTQPRHYCRTCRRYWTQGGTLRNVPVGGACRRRGSSKRSAEPQTTSSDSPQPELHETRPLSNHPLPVFPFLTEGGPVFLPQFDLGLGGFPWTPATTDHLYNGLADPWGGCDQALAPTGACDDFGGLELAWPPPPPAGN; from the exons ATGGCTCCAGCTTCCGCctccctcctccccgccgccagcTCCAACGCCGGCACCAAGCGCCCCTTCGCCCCGGAAGATTCCGACGCTACTGAACTTCCACGGGCACTCCCGCAG GTCCAGGAGAGCGCGCCGggcaagaagaacggcaacggccaGAGCCAGCAGCAGCAGCCGAAGCTGGAGTGCCCGCGGTGCAGCTCCACCGACACCAAGTTCTGCTACTACAACAACTACAGCACCACGCAGCCGCGCCACTACTGCCGCACCTGCCGCCGCTACTGGACGCAAGGCGGCACGCTGCGCAACGTCCCCGTCGGCGGGGCATGCCGCcgccgcggcagcagcaagcgctCCGCCGAGCCCCAGACGACCTCCTCTGACTCGCCGCAGCCGGAACTGCACGAGACGCGCCCTCTCTCCAACCACCCGCTCCCAGTCTTCCCGTTCCTCACCGAAGGCGGCCCTGTCTTCCTGCCGCAGTTCGATCTCGGGCTCGGCGGGTTCCCCTGGACACCGGCGACCACGGACCACCTCTACAACGGGCTCGCGGACCCGTGGGGTGGCTGCGACCAGGCGCTCGCCCCCACCGGCGCGTGCGACGACTTCGGCGGCCTCGAGCTCGCCTGGCCACCACCGCCACCGGCCGGGAACTGA